In Euzebya sp., a single genomic region encodes these proteins:
- a CDS encoding VOC family protein — protein sequence MRIARPSHDLAAAERFYTDGLGMDVLFRTPAPDDESSDDPPADGVHRLVMVGWPGAAWHIELVGDPATDPRPTEEDLLVCYLDGPVDPELIERLVDAGGERVPSANPYWDDRGVTVADPDGYRLVLTSRSWD from the coding sequence GTGCGCATCGCCCGCCCCTCCCACGACCTGGCCGCGGCCGAGCGGTTCTACACCGACGGCCTCGGCATGGACGTGCTGTTCCGCACACCGGCACCCGACGACGAGTCCTCCGACGACCCACCTGCCGACGGTGTCCACCGGCTCGTGATGGTGGGGTGGCCCGGTGCGGCGTGGCACATCGAGCTGGTCGGCGATCCCGCCACCGACCCGCGACCGACGGAGGAGGACCTGCTGGTCTGCTACCTCGACGGACCGGTCGACCCCGAGCTGATCGAGCGGCTGGTCGACGCCGGCGGCGAACGCGTCCCCTCAGCCAACCCGTACTGGGACGACCGCGGCGTCACGGTCGCCGACCCGGACGGCTACCGGCTGGTCCTCACCAGCCGATCCTGGGACTGA
- a CDS encoding DUF899 domain-containing protein has protein sequence MALPEIVSREEWLTARTALLEEEKALTRARDALNARRRRLPMVEVTADHRFTGPDGEMSLVDLFDGRAQLIVYHFMFQPDWTEGCPSCSADAVETSEGLLRHLHDRDTTLVYTSRAPYERLAAWRERLGYPVPHLSTVGDDFNLDHGVTFDATRRPLAYNYRSAEGWASQPWNPFVNPDDQPFDLHGHSVFLRDDDRVFHTYSTYGRGAEGIGGSPYWLDLTPLGRQEDWEEPSDRSDRRLPPTPGITADR, from the coding sequence ATGGCACTGCCCGAGATCGTCAGCCGGGAGGAGTGGCTGACCGCCCGCACCGCGCTGCTCGAGGAGGAGAAGGCCCTCACCCGCGCCCGGGACGCGCTGAACGCCCGGCGCCGTCGCCTCCCGATGGTGGAGGTGACCGCCGACCACCGGTTCACCGGGCCCGACGGTGAGATGTCCCTCGTCGACCTGTTCGACGGCCGCGCCCAGCTGATCGTCTACCACTTCATGTTCCAACCGGACTGGACCGAGGGCTGCCCGAGCTGCTCGGCCGACGCCGTCGAGACGTCCGAGGGGCTGCTCCGCCACCTGCACGACCGCGACACCACCCTCGTCTACACCTCACGTGCGCCATACGAGCGGCTCGCCGCCTGGCGGGAACGACTCGGCTACCCGGTGCCGCACCTCTCGACCGTCGGCGACGACTTCAACCTCGACCACGGCGTCACCTTCGACGCCACCCGCCGGCCGCTCGCGTACAACTACCGGTCGGCCGAGGGATGGGCATCGCAGCCCTGGAACCCCTTCGTGAACCCCGACGACCAGCCCTTCGACCTGCACGGGCACTCGGTCTTCCTCCGCGACGACGACCGGGTCTTCCACACCTACTCGACGTACGGCAGGGGTGCTGAGGGCATCGGGGGGTCGCCGTACTGGCTCGACCTCACCCCTCTCGGCCGCCAAGAGGACTGGGAGGAGCCCTCGGATCGCTCAGATCGGCGTCTGCCCCCGACCCCCGGCATCACCGCGGACCGATGA